A region from the Catellatospora sp. TT07R-123 genome encodes:
- the aroQ gene encoding type II 3-dehydroquinate dehydratase, which yields MKVYVLNGVNLGRLGTRQTDVYGMTSYAGLVELCEKTGSQLGLDVQCRQTDSEAELVGWLHQAADERAAVVLNPGAWSHYSYAVRDACAMLNGPLVEVHISNIHAREEFRHHSVISAIATGVICGLGVDGYRLALEHLFRRLTD from the coding sequence ATGAAGGTGTACGTGCTCAACGGGGTCAACCTCGGGCGCCTGGGCACCCGCCAGACCGACGTGTACGGCATGACGTCGTACGCCGGGCTGGTCGAGCTGTGCGAGAAGACCGGCTCGCAGCTAGGGCTGGACGTGCAGTGCCGCCAGACCGACAGCGAGGCCGAGCTGGTGGGCTGGCTGCACCAGGCCGCCGACGAGCGGGCCGCGGTCGTGCTCAACCCGGGCGCGTGGAGCCACTACTCCTACGCCGTGCGCGACGCGTGCGCGATGCTCAACGGCCCCCTGGTCGAGGTGCACATCTCCAACATCCACGCCCGCGAGGAGTTCCGGCACCACTCGGTGATCTCGGCGATCGCCACCGGGGTCATCTGCGGGCTGGGCGTCGACGGATACCGGCTGGCGCTGGAGCACCTGTTCCGGCGGCTGACGGACTGA
- a CDS encoding shikimate kinase, whose translation MTKPLCVLVGAPGAGKTTVGQLLAQRFGVAFRDTDADIEAAVGKPIPDIFIDEGEPHFRELESAALAAALAEHDGVLALGGGAVLAEANRALLAGHTVAYLSVELSDAVARIGLGAGRPLLALNPRATLRFLLDQRRPLYQQVATVTVVTDGRDAEEIAAELADLLKG comes from the coding sequence GTGACCAAGCCGTTGTGCGTGCTCGTCGGCGCGCCGGGTGCGGGCAAGACCACCGTCGGGCAGCTGCTGGCGCAGCGGTTCGGGGTGGCGTTCCGCGACACCGACGCCGACATCGAGGCGGCCGTGGGCAAGCCGATCCCGGACATCTTCATCGACGAGGGCGAGCCGCACTTCCGCGAGCTGGAGTCGGCGGCGCTGGCTGCGGCGCTGGCCGAGCACGACGGGGTGCTGGCGCTGGGCGGCGGCGCGGTGCTGGCCGAGGCCAACCGGGCCCTGCTGGCCGGGCACACCGTGGCCTACCTGAGCGTGGAGCTGTCCGACGCGGTGGCGCGGATCGGGCTGGGGGCGGGACGGCCGCTGCTGGCCCTGAACCCCCGCGCGACCCTGCGCTTCCTGCTCGACCAGCGGCGGCCGCTGTACCAGCAGGTCGCCACGGTCACGGTGGTGACCGACGGGCGCGACGCGGAGGAGATCGCCGCGGAGCTCGCCGACCTGCTGAAGGGCTGA
- a CDS encoding transcriptional regulator, translating into MPSDYAKSLGARLRSIRQQQGLSLQGVEEKSNGRWKAVVVGSYERGDRAVTVSRLAELADFYRVPVGELLPDGPAPRQEATSKIVLDLERLYDQAKEDLASVARYARAIQQQRGDYNGRVLSIRAVDLQALAVFYDCTPSELIERLADHGVLVADPRAFFAGS; encoded by the coding sequence ATGCCGTCTGATTACGCCAAGTCCCTCGGGGCGCGTCTGCGCTCGATCCGGCAGCAGCAGGGTCTGTCGCTGCAGGGCGTCGAGGAGAAGTCGAACGGGCGCTGGAAGGCTGTCGTCGTCGGTTCGTACGAGCGCGGCGACCGGGCGGTGACGGTCTCCCGGCTGGCCGAGCTGGCCGACTTCTACCGCGTACCGGTCGGCGAGCTCCTGCCCGACGGCCCGGCTCCGCGCCAGGAGGCGACCAGCAAGATCGTCCTCGACCTGGAGCGGCTGTACGACCAGGCCAAGGAGGACCTCGCCTCGGTGGCGCGGTACGCCCGCGCCATCCAGCAGCAGCGCGGCGACTACAACGGCCGGGTGCTGTCCATCCGGGCCGTCGATCTGCAGGCGCTGGCGGTGTTCTACGACTGCACCCCCAGCGAGCTGATCGAGCGCCTGGCCGACCACGGAGTGCTCGTGGCCGACCCCCGGGCGTTCTTCGCCGGCAGCTGA
- the nusB gene encoding transcription antitermination factor NusB gives MPARRKARKRALDVLYEADLRDLPIPRVLSAYLERMESPRPEHLPYAVSLVEGVDRNLDHIDETIATFAEGWTIDRMPVVDRNLARIGVFELLYVEEIDDPVAITEAVELAKELSTDDSPRFLNGLLGRIADYAPRRQ, from the coding sequence ATGCCCGCCCGCCGCAAGGCGCGCAAGCGGGCCCTCGACGTCCTGTACGAGGCCGACCTGCGGGATCTGCCGATCCCGCGGGTGCTCTCGGCCTACCTGGAGCGGATGGAGAGCCCCCGGCCCGAGCATCTGCCCTACGCGGTGTCGCTGGTCGAGGGCGTGGACCGCAACCTGGACCACATCGACGAGACCATCGCCACCTTCGCGGAGGGGTGGACGATCGACCGCATGCCGGTCGTCGACCGCAACCTGGCCCGCATCGGCGTGTTCGAGCTGCTCTACGTCGAGGAGATCGACGACCCGGTGGCCATCACCGAGGCGGTCGAGCTGGCCAAGGAGCTGTCCACCGATGACTCGCCGCGCTTCCTCAACGGCCTGCTCGGCCGGATCGCGGACTACGCGCCCCGCAGGCAGTGA
- a CDS encoding branched-chain amino acid ABC transporter substrate-binding protein, with product MRTPAGRTVWMLTALLGLAAVAGCDTAAPAAAPKAACDRSVAVLGPLSGDSADLGANIRSGAALAFAEYNQRHPDCPARLLDFDSQADPKQAPALAQRVVADPRIVGVIGPAFSGESEAAGPLLAQGGVPMITTSATRTNLSKRGWSTFHRLLGNDAAQGPAAARYIDAVLRGSKVFVIDDGGAYGQGLADEVAATLSSRVVQRGVVAPRQLDFSAIVSQIRSAGADVVFYGGYYSGAGTLLRAMREAGVKAVFVAGDGVKDAGFVRAAGVAAAEGAIITCACLPPERASDGFPERYRTAYGRDAATYSAEAYDAATILLSGLEAGHTDRDAMERWVDAYTADGVTGRIQFTPQGELVDGVVLVWAYRVHDGLVTTDQQIPKS from the coding sequence GTGCGAACCCCCGCTGGGCGAACCGTGTGGATGCTGACGGCCCTGCTCGGGCTGGCCGCCGTGGCCGGCTGCGACACCGCCGCGCCCGCCGCCGCGCCGAAGGCCGCCTGCGACCGGTCGGTGGCGGTGCTCGGGCCGCTCAGCGGTGACTCGGCAGATCTGGGTGCCAACATCCGCTCCGGAGCCGCGCTCGCGTTCGCCGAGTACAACCAGCGCCACCCCGACTGCCCCGCCCGGCTGCTCGACTTCGACTCCCAGGCCGACCCGAAGCAGGCCCCGGCGCTGGCCCAGCGCGTGGTCGCCGACCCGCGCATCGTCGGCGTGATCGGCCCGGCGTTCTCCGGCGAGTCCGAGGCGGCCGGGCCGCTGCTGGCCCAGGGCGGCGTCCCGATGATCACCACCTCGGCCACCCGGACCAACCTCAGCAAGCGCGGCTGGTCGACCTTTCACCGGCTGCTCGGCAACGACGCGGCGCAGGGGCCCGCCGCGGCCCGCTACATCGACGCGGTGCTGCGCGGGAGCAAGGTCTTCGTCATCGACGACGGAGGCGCGTACGGTCAGGGCCTGGCCGACGAGGTCGCCGCGACGCTCAGCAGCCGCGTGGTGCAGCGGGGCGTGGTCGCACCCCGCCAGCTCGACTTCTCCGCGATCGTCAGCCAGATCCGCTCCGCCGGGGCCGACGTCGTCTTCTACGGCGGCTACTACTCCGGCGCGGGCACGCTGCTGCGCGCCATGCGCGAGGCCGGGGTGAAGGCCGTCTTCGTCGCCGGGGACGGCGTGAAGGACGCGGGCTTCGTCCGCGCCGCGGGCGTCGCGGCGGCCGAGGGCGCCATCATCACCTGCGCCTGCCTGCCGCCCGAGCGGGCGTCGGACGGGTTCCCCGAGCGCTACCGCACCGCGTACGGCCGCGACGCGGCGACCTACAGCGCCGAGGCGTACGACGCCGCCACCATCCTGCTGTCCGGCCTCGAAGCCGGGCACACCGACCGCGACGCGATGGAGCGCTGGGTCGACGCGTACACGGCCGACGGGGTCACCGGCCGCATCCAGTTCACCCCACAGGGTGAACTGGTCGACGGCGTGGTGCTGGTCTGGGCGTACCGGGTCCACGACGGCCTCGTCACCACCGACCAGCAGATACCCAAGAGCTGA
- a CDS encoding response regulator transcription factor — protein sequence MRVLVVEDDPEVRGVVVTALRSVGFAVDQAADWSQADLRMSVNDYDCLVLDRILPEGDSAGQLRRRRQAGLAVPALMLTALDDVTDRLAGFEAGADDYVVKPFVAAELVLRVRALCRRRGSTVAAVLRAGDVEVDTARREVRRDGVLLTFTPKEFSVLELLLVRRPAVVSRTDLLEHCWDELADPASNVVDVVVGQLRRKLGDPPVITTVRGSGYRVDLAG from the coding sequence GTGCGGGTGCTGGTGGTCGAGGACGATCCTGAGGTGCGCGGCGTGGTCGTCACCGCGCTGCGCTCGGTCGGCTTCGCCGTGGACCAGGCCGCCGACTGGAGCCAGGCCGACCTGCGGATGAGCGTCAACGACTACGACTGCCTCGTCCTCGACCGGATCCTGCCCGAGGGCGACTCGGCCGGGCAGCTGCGCCGCCGCCGCCAGGCCGGGCTGGCCGTGCCGGCGCTGATGCTGACCGCGCTCGACGACGTCACCGACCGGCTCGCCGGGTTCGAGGCCGGCGCCGACGACTACGTGGTCAAGCCGTTCGTCGCCGCCGAGCTGGTGCTGCGCGTGCGGGCGCTGTGCCGCCGCCGGGGCAGCACGGTCGCGGCGGTGCTGCGCGCCGGGGACGTCGAGGTCGACACCGCCCGGCGCGAGGTGCGCCGCGACGGCGTGCTGCTGACGTTCACGCCCAAGGAGTTCTCCGTGCTGGAGCTGCTGCTGGTCCGCCGCCCCGCCGTGGTGAGCCGCACCGACCTGCTGGAGCACTGCTGGGACGAGCTGGCCGACCCCGCCTCCAACGTCGTGGACGTGGTCGTCGGGCAGCTGCGCCGCAAGCTCGGCGACCCGCCGGTGATCACCACGGTGCGCGGCAGCGGCTACCGCGTGGACCTGGCCGGATGA
- a CDS encoding HAMP domain-containing sensor histidine kinase encodes MRRRPSRPPTAPGRQLQTAERLLSLRLRLTGLLLALNLIGLAGMGAVALVVDERQRNEAVTADLHRTAGTAVALLYYDSGVLRLDKLFDNAVAQGSTAVFVYEADRTDLSLVFAHPAHLAVIPPDTLLTPARQVRRTAEDASATVTDERDEIVHLLAVPFRHTDTDAVAGTVIAVADPSPGQAAHRRLALALVVGGTAFTAMTCLGGWMLARRGTQPIADALTQQERFVADAAHELRTPLTVIRAVSESALADTAAQPDALRRVIGATDRLTDSVAALLTRARLVAGLRHLERQRFRLDQLAEEVLAETVQPPHTAAADTAATVASGDPTLVRIALRNLIHNAVQHGRAGDAPADIRLSVHDGVITVRDAGAGISDDEAAGQRFRPGAAGGTGLGLAIAHWVAELHGGTLRLQPSPEGGTEAVLTLPPDPTR; translated from the coding sequence ATGAGGCGGCGCCCGAGCAGGCCGCCGACCGCTCCCGGGCGGCAGTTGCAGACCGCCGAGCGCCTGCTCAGCCTGCGGCTGCGGCTGACCGGCCTGCTGCTGGCCCTGAACCTGATCGGCCTGGCCGGGATGGGCGCGGTCGCCCTGGTCGTCGACGAGCGCCAGCGCAACGAGGCGGTCACCGCCGACCTGCACCGCACCGCGGGCACCGCCGTCGCGCTGCTGTACTACGACTCCGGCGTGCTGCGCCTGGACAAGCTGTTCGACAACGCGGTCGCCCAGGGCTCCACCGCCGTCTTCGTGTACGAGGCCGACCGCACCGACCTCAGCCTCGTCTTCGCCCACCCGGCGCACCTGGCCGTGATCCCGCCCGACACCCTGCTCACCCCCGCCCGCCAGGTGCGGCGCACCGCCGAGGACGCCAGCGCCACCGTCACCGACGAGCGCGACGAGATCGTGCACCTGCTCGCGGTGCCGTTCCGCCACACCGACACGGACGCCGTCGCCGGGACCGTGATCGCCGTCGCCGACCCCAGCCCCGGGCAGGCCGCGCACCGGCGGCTCGCGCTGGCCCTGGTCGTCGGCGGCACCGCGTTCACGGCCATGACCTGCCTCGGCGGGTGGATGCTGGCCCGCCGCGGCACCCAGCCCATCGCCGACGCGCTCACCCAGCAGGAGCGCTTCGTCGCCGACGCCGCGCACGAGCTGCGTACGCCGCTGACGGTGATCCGGGCCGTGTCCGAGTCCGCGCTGGCCGACACGGCCGCGCAGCCCGACGCGCTGCGCCGCGTCATCGGCGCCACCGACCGGCTCACCGACTCCGTCGCCGCGCTGCTCACCCGGGCCCGGCTGGTCGCGGGCCTGCGCCACCTCGAACGGCAGCGCTTCCGCCTCGACCAGCTCGCCGAGGAGGTGCTCGCCGAGACCGTGCAGCCGCCGCACACCGCCGCCGCCGACACCGCCGCGACCGTCGCCTCCGGCGACCCGACCCTGGTCCGCATCGCGCTGCGCAACCTGATCCACAACGCGGTGCAGCACGGCCGGGCCGGGGACGCCCCCGCCGACATCCGGCTGTCGGTGCACGACGGGGTCATCACGGTGCGCGACGCCGGGGCGGGCATCTCCGACGACGAGGCGGCCGGGCAGCGGTTCCGGCCCGGGGCGGCGGGCGGCACCGGGCTGGGGCTGGCGATCGCGCACTGGGTGGCCGAACTGCACGGCGGCACCCTGCGCCTGCAACCGTCCCCCGAGGGCGGCACCGAAGCGGTCCTCACCCTCCCACCCGACCCCACCCGCTGA
- the efp gene encoding elongation factor P, which yields MATTNDLKNGMVLNLDKELWAVVEFQHVKPGKGPAFVRTTLKHVLTGKVVDKTFNAGTKVETANVDKREMQYLYPDGEDFVFMDLDTYDQIHVPGTVLGDGVNFLLPEAKVIVATHESAPLYVELPTSVIVEITYTEPGLQGDRSTGGNKPATIETGAIVQVPLFITTGEKIKVDTRDSRYLGRA from the coding sequence GTGGCCACCACGAACGACCTCAAGAACGGCATGGTGCTCAACCTCGACAAGGAGCTGTGGGCTGTCGTCGAGTTCCAGCACGTGAAGCCGGGCAAGGGTCCGGCGTTCGTGCGCACGACGCTCAAGCACGTGCTCACCGGCAAGGTCGTCGACAAGACCTTCAACGCTGGCACCAAGGTCGAGACCGCCAACGTCGACAAGCGGGAGATGCAGTACCTGTACCCCGACGGCGAGGACTTCGTCTTCATGGACCTGGACACCTACGACCAGATCCACGTCCCCGGTACGGTCCTCGGCGACGGTGTGAACTTCCTCCTGCCGGAGGCCAAGGTCATCGTCGCGACCCACGAGAGCGCCCCGCTGTACGTCGAACTGCCGACCAGCGTCATCGTCGAGATCACCTACACCGAGCCGGGCCTGCAGGGCGACCGCTCGACCGGCGGCAACAAGCCCGCCACCATCGAGACCGGCGCCATCGTGCAGGTGCCGCTGTTCATCACCACCGGTGAGAAGATCAAGGTCGACACCCGCGACAGCCGCTACCTGGGCCGGGCCTGA
- the aroB gene encoding 3-dehydroquinate synthase, producing the protein MAQDIRIPVAGERPYEVVVGDDVLGELPGLVKGAARVAVLHPAPVRAWADRARAVLAAAGVEVTMVEVPDAEAGKTVEVAQRCWEELGAARFTRSDAVVGVGGGAATDLAGFVAACWLRGVAWVPVSTSVNGMVDAAVGGKTGVNTAAGKNLVGAFYPPAGVLCPVPALATLPGGQLRAGMAEVVKGGFIADPVILDLIEADPAAALDPAGPVLRELIARKISVKARVVGEDLRESGLREILNYGHTLGHAIERLEAYRWSHGHAVSVGLVYAARLGVLTGRLTEADEQRHRDILRSLDLPVTYRADAWEQLRAVMSVDKKARGRALRFVLLDGVGRPVTVPIDDEALLEQAYAAVAP; encoded by the coding sequence GTGGCGCAGGACATCCGCATCCCGGTCGCCGGCGAGCGGCCGTACGAGGTAGTCGTCGGCGACGACGTGCTCGGCGAGCTGCCCGGCCTGGTCAAGGGCGCGGCCCGGGTGGCCGTGCTGCACCCGGCGCCGGTGCGCGCCTGGGCCGACCGGGCCCGCGCCGTGCTCGCCGCGGCGGGCGTCGAGGTCACCATGGTCGAGGTGCCCGACGCCGAGGCGGGCAAGACCGTCGAGGTGGCCCAGCGCTGCTGGGAGGAGCTCGGCGCGGCGAGATTCACCCGCTCGGACGCGGTCGTCGGCGTGGGCGGCGGTGCCGCCACCGACCTGGCCGGGTTCGTCGCCGCCTGCTGGCTGCGCGGCGTGGCCTGGGTGCCGGTGTCGACCAGCGTCAACGGCATGGTCGACGCGGCCGTCGGCGGCAAGACCGGCGTGAACACCGCCGCCGGCAAGAACCTGGTCGGCGCGTTCTACCCGCCCGCCGGGGTGCTGTGCCCGGTGCCCGCGCTGGCGACCCTGCCCGGCGGGCAGCTGCGCGCCGGGATGGCCGAGGTGGTCAAGGGCGGTTTCATCGCCGACCCGGTCATCCTCGACCTGATCGAGGCCGACCCCGCGGCGGCGCTGGACCCGGCCGGGCCGGTGCTGCGCGAGCTGATCGCCCGCAAGATCAGCGTGAAGGCGCGGGTGGTGGGCGAGGACCTGCGCGAGTCCGGCCTGCGCGAGATCCTCAACTACGGCCACACGCTGGGCCACGCCATCGAGCGGCTTGAGGCCTACCGCTGGTCGCACGGGCACGCCGTCAGCGTCGGCCTCGTGTACGCGGCGCGCCTGGGCGTGCTCACCGGCCGCCTCACCGAGGCCGACGAGCAGCGCCACCGCGACATCCTGCGCTCGCTGGACCTGCCCGTCACCTACCGTGCCGATGCCTGGGAGCAGCTGCGCGCCGTGATGTCGGTGGACAAGAAGGCGCGCGGCCGGGCGCTGCGGTTCGTGCTGCTCGACGGCGTCGGCCGCCCGGTGACCGTCCCCATCGACGACGAGGCGCTGCTGGAGCAGGCCTACGCCGCCGTCGCACCCTGA
- the aroC gene encoding chorismate synthase, translating into MLRWLTAGESHGPALVAVLDGVPAGIEITSGAIGAELARRRLGYGRGARMAFEQDVVTIIGGVRHGLTLGSPVAIEVGNSEWPKWQTVMAADPVDPDVLAALSRNAPLTRPRPGHADLAGMQKYGHTDARPILERASARETAARVAVGTVAKELLRQAFGIEILSHVIELGSVAAKPGLVPVPGDTARIDADPLRCLDPQASERMVAEVDAAKRDADTLGGIVEVLAYNVPPGLGTHTQWDRKLDARIATALMSIQAIKGVEIGDAFTQARSRGSVAHDEIVPTPDGVKRITDRAGGLEGGITSGEPLRVRAAMKPISSLNRALSTVDVTTGEVATAINQRSDVCAVPAAAVVAEAMLALVLAEAATEKFGGDSVAEMRRNLAGYLDNLLIR; encoded by the coding sequence GTGTTGCGATGGCTGACCGCAGGGGAGTCGCACGGGCCGGCGCTGGTGGCCGTGCTCGACGGAGTGCCCGCCGGAATCGAGATCACCAGTGGCGCCATCGGCGCCGAGCTCGCCCGCCGCCGCCTCGGCTACGGCCGCGGCGCACGGATGGCCTTCGAGCAGGACGTGGTGACCATCATCGGCGGGGTGCGCCACGGGCTCACCCTGGGCAGCCCGGTCGCGATCGAGGTCGGCAACTCCGAGTGGCCCAAGTGGCAGACCGTGATGGCCGCCGACCCGGTCGACCCGGACGTGCTGGCCGCGCTGTCGCGTAACGCGCCGCTGACCCGCCCCCGCCCCGGCCACGCCGACCTGGCCGGCATGCAGAAGTACGGCCACACCGACGCCCGCCCGATCCTGGAGCGCGCCAGCGCCCGCGAGACCGCCGCCCGCGTCGCCGTCGGCACCGTCGCCAAGGAGCTGCTGCGCCAGGCGTTCGGCATCGAGATCCTGTCGCACGTCATCGAGCTCGGCTCGGTCGCGGCCAAGCCCGGCCTGGTCCCGGTGCCCGGCGACACCGCGCGCATCGACGCCGACCCGCTGCGCTGCCTGGACCCGCAGGCCAGCGAGCGCATGGTCGCCGAGGTCGACGCGGCCAAGCGCGACGCCGACACCCTCGGCGGCATCGTCGAGGTGCTCGCCTACAACGTGCCGCCGGGCCTGGGCACGCACACCCAGTGGGACCGCAAGCTCGACGCGCGGATCGCCACCGCGCTCATGTCCATCCAGGCCATCAAGGGCGTGGAGATCGGCGACGCGTTCACCCAGGCCCGCTCGCGCGGCTCGGTGGCGCACGACGAGATCGTGCCGACCCCCGACGGCGTGAAGCGGATCACCGACCGGGCCGGCGGCCTGGAGGGCGGCATCACCTCGGGCGAGCCCCTGCGCGTGCGCGCCGCGATGAAGCCGATCTCCTCGCTGAACCGGGCGCTGTCCACCGTGGACGTCACCACCGGCGAGGTCGCCACCGCGATCAACCAGCGGTCGGACGTGTGCGCGGTGCCCGCCGCCGCGGTGGTCGCCGAGGCGATGCTCGCCCTGGTGCTGGCCGAGGCGGCCACGGAGAAGTTCGGCGGCGACTCGGTGGCCGAGATGCGCCGCAACCTCGCCGGATACCTCGACAACCTGCTCATCCGCTGA